A portion of the Apium graveolens cultivar Ventura unplaced genomic scaffold, ASM990537v1 ctg9090, whole genome shotgun sequence genome contains these proteins:
- the LOC141705593 gene encoding uncharacterized protein LOC141705593: MNLVSWNCRGLGKPHAVRVLGDLVTSLKPAFLFLSKTLVDNNVIVDLHTKLGFSNYFTVNRVGQGGGLAIMWKHSVICKVVDSSVNYIDVVFFEKNSPEWRLSCFYGMPEHKEGVHPHSQSLMDGFRSAIEDCNLVEVDLMGGKYTWEKSKGKPNWVKERLDRAFATEGWWQKFPLGTLELRHAIVSDHEPIELKLMDTLMSRKHFRFRFENSWLKEPSLKLKLKLISVSSFMSKWGRNFYHKFRDKVKRQKEILNALKDREDEEGIKSYFEEREKLNEFLEHEESYWKQRAKIFWLKEGDTNSRLVKKYFEGVFTEVNNSTIPGDSTETPVITEEQNRILTAEVGFEEFTCALKQMHPDKASGPDGYSPAFFQHFWSLLGRENVDNLKDVRPIALYNVLYKILAKVLANRLKKVLPVVITENQSAFVQGRSITDNVLISFELIHFMKRKKGSQDGEVALKLDISKAYDRVSWDYLWHRMRIMGFNEKWLKWMRLYVTTVQYMVCLNGSYVGPIMPSRGLRQGDPLSPYLFLLCAEGLSNLLNSAAATGSINGCRISRSAPAITHLLFADDSFLFFKATVEETRVVKDMLNLYEKQSGQAVNFQKSAMFFSSNVRRDNQTEIWSLSNEIEKMFNGFWWKSGKNGGKGIRWHAWDKMCTAKNKGGLGFRCMYGYNLALLGKHVWNFLKNPESLVARIFKARIDKVCEFFRPYGKQWDEAKVTQTFHDGDARCILNTRIPQNQIQDRVAWLHTKDGQYSVKSSYHYWFDINHAQNLESDSQGWARLWKLQILHKLKFFLWRVCKRNLPVRNMLRGKGVNVTILCPMCNTDVEHFRHLFLECPYGKGCWSYVGKEYDVIDVEHVSTWVLEWLSSESNSCLVRLARTLWGIWFARNRKVWEDKQTPPNVAMEVASKMVDEWQKAQQKNQLSSNTPNRSENESQVHWEKPQGGWKKVNVDASVYDGSSSFKIGLVLRDDSGSFIAGLQSCMAGQVSSMEAEVIDVHEALCSIQSLGLGNIAVECDALNVVSAVQKGTVYFLRLGILDSCRHILRQRSDLKIQHVRRQANSVAHNIAKLPYLGTVNSFTSAPSCVLEFVLRDSMQV, encoded by the exons ATGAATCTAGTAAGTTGGAACTGCCGAGGCTTGGGGAAACCTCATGCAGTTCGTGTCCTAGGAGACCTTGTGACGTCTCTTAAACCCGCGTTCTTATTTTTGTCTAAAACTTTAGTTGATAACAATGTGATAGTTGATCTTCATACAAAGTTGGGATTCTCAAATTACTTTACAGTTAACAGAGTTGGCCAAGGTGGGGGTCTTGCTATTATGTGGAAGCATTCGGTAATTTGTAAAGTGGTTGACTCCTCTGTTAACTATATTGATGTGGTTTTCTTTGAGAAAAACTCTCCTGAATGGAGATTATCTTGTTTTTATGGAATGCCTGAGC ATAAGGAGGGAGTCCACCCTCATTCTCAGTCTTTGATGGATGGTTTTCGATCAGCGATAGAGGATTGTAACTTAGTGGAGGTCGATCTCATGGGTGGGAAGTATACCTGGGAGAAGAGTAAAGGGAAGCCTAATTGGGTCAAGGAGAGATTGGACAGAGCTTTCGCTACTGAGGGATGGTGGCAGAAATTCCCGTTGGGTACACTCGAGCTGAGGCACGCTATTGTATCAGATCATGAACCAATTGAACTGAAGCTGATGGATACTTTGATGTCTAGAAAACATTTTAGGTTTAGGTTTGAAAACTCCTGGTTAAAAGAGCCAAGCTTAAAGCTGAAGTTGAAG CTTATTTCTGTGTCTTCATTCATGTCGAAATGGGGGAGGAATTTTTACCATAAGTTTAGAGATAAAGTGAAGCGTCAGAAGGAGATTCTGAATGCACTAAAGGACCGTGAAGATGAGGAGGGAATCAAGAGTTATTTTGAAGAAAGAGAGAAACTAAATGAATTTCTAGAACATGAAGAATCATATTGGAAGCAGCGTGCAAAAATTTTTTGGTTAAAGGAGGGGGATACCAATTCAAG GTTAGTGAAAAAGTATTTTGAAGGTGTGTTCACGGAGGTCAATAATAGTACAATTCCAGGGGATAGTACTGAAACACCTGTCATAACGGAAGAACAGAACCGAATACTTACTGCAGAGGTAGGGTTTGAGGAATTTACTTGTGCTTTAAAACAAATGCACCCGGACAAAGCCTCGGGGCCTGATGGTTATAGTCCAGCTTTTTTTCAGCATTTTTGGAGTTTATTGGGTAGGGAG AATGTGGATAATTTGAAAGATGTTCGTCCGATTGCCTTGTACAATGTTCTATATAAAATCTTGGCAAAAGTCTTAGCCAATAGACTTAAGAAGGTGTTACCAGTTGTGATTACGGAGAATCAGTCGGCTTTTGTTCAAGGCAGGAGCATTACGGACAATGTGCTTATTTCTTTTGAATTGATTCACTTTATGAAGCGTAAGAAAGGTAGTCAGGATGGGGAAGTTGCGTTAAAACTTGACATTTCTAAAGCGTATGACCGAGTTAGTTGGGACTACTTATGGCATAGAATGAGGATAATGGGTTTTAACGAAAAATGGTTGAAATGGATGCGTCTCTATGTCACTACGGTTCAATATATGGTATGTCTGAATGGTTCGTATGTGGGACCTATTATGCCGAGTAGAGGCTTAAGACAGGGAGACCCGCTCTCTCCCTATCTCTTTCTCTTATGTGCCGAGGGGTTATCCAACCTTTTAAACAGTGCAGCTGCTACTGGTAGTATTAATGGATGTCGTATTAGTAGGTCTGCTCCTGCAATTACACATTTGTTATTTGCTGATGACTCATTTCTATTTTTTAAAGCAACGGTGGAGGAAACTAGGGTGGTGAAGGATATGCTGAATCTTTATGAAAAGCAATCAGGGCAGGCCGTGAATTTTCAAAAATCTGCTATGTTTTTCAGCTCGAATGTGAGAAGAGATAATCAAACTGAGATTTGG TCGCTGTCTAATGAGATAGAAAAGATGTTTAATGGGTTTTGGTGGAAATCTGGAAAAAATGGTGGTAAAGGTATCAGATGGCATGCCTGGGATAAGATGTGCACGGCGAAAAACAAAGGAGGATTGGGTTTCAGATGTATGTATGGTTATAATTTGGCCCTTCTAGGcaaacatgtttggaattttctGAAGAATCCGGAGTCTTTGGTGGCGAGGATTTTCAAAGCAAG AATTGATAAGGTGTGTGAGTTTTTCCGTCCATATGGTAAGCAATGGGATGAGGCAAAAGTAACTCAAACCTTTCATGATGGTGATGCTCGTTGTATCTTAAATACGCGTATTCCGCAGAACCAAATTCAGGATCGTGTAGCATGGCTGCATACGAAAGACGGTCAATACTCGGTTAAATCGAGTTATCACTATTGGTTTGATATAAATCATGCTCAGAATTTGGAGAGTGACTCTCAAGGTTGGGCTAGACTATGGAAGCTTCAAATTCTACATAAATTGAAGTTCTTCTTATGGAGGGTGTGTAAGCGTAATCTACCAGTCAGGAATATGCTTCGAGGGAAAGGGGTTAACGTAACAATTCTATGTCCTATGTGCAATACTGATGTGGAACACTTTAGGCACTTGTTTTTGGAATGCCCATACGGTAAAGGATGTTGGTCCTATGTAGGGAAGGAGTATGATGTAATAGATGTTGAGCATGTTTCTACTTGGGTTTTGGAATGGCTTAGCTCAGAATCAAACTCCTGCTTGGTGAGGTTAGCAAGGACTCTATGGGGAATTTGGTTTGCACGTAATAGAAAAGTCTGGGAGGATAAACAGACGCCTCCAAATGTGGCTATGGAAGTAGCATCGAAGATGGTTGATGAGTGGCAGAAGGCTCAACAGAAAAACCAGTTGTCAAGTAATACACCTAATAGGAGTGAAAATGAGTCTCAAGTTCACTGGGAGAAGCCACAGGGTGGATGGAAGAAGGTAAATGTGGATGCTTCGGTTTATGATGGCAGTTCTTCATTTAAAATTGGTTTGGTACTTAGAGATGACAGTGGAAGTTTCATTGCTGGGTTGCAGAGTTGTATGGCAGGGCAGGTGTCTAGCATGGAGGCGGAAGTAATAGATGTGCATGAGGCTCTCTGTTCGATCCAAAGTCTAGGTCTGGGAAATATTGCAGTCGAGTGTGATGCTCTAAATGTGGTCAGTGCAGTGCAGAAAGGCACTGTTTATTTTCTGAGGTTGGGTATTCTAGATAGTTGTAGGCACATCCTACGACAAAGATCAGATTTAAAGATTCAGCACGTTCGGAGGCAAGCAAATAGTGTAGCTCATAATATAGCTAAACTTCCATATTTAGGAACTgtgaattcttttacttctgcTCCTTCCTGTgtgttggagtttgttcttcgTGATTCTATGCAAGTTTAA